A single genomic interval of bacterium harbors:
- a CDS encoding DUF4222 domain-containing protein produces MRPSRAALLGLALLLPALSACLQGPKVADPRIGETRFLCCNLRYEKPAVTDNPYQVGTLIPVGTRVQITGVRKNSVTFQPDGYPAITMVNRYGKKVLPMDGLIDRWLVTTDPKPAIARLPKKIRPLVEAGQIEKGMTRQQVLWSWGYPPANRTPDLASPQWSFWENRWHQMVVYFDGDKVSLIQR; encoded by the coding sequence ATGCGACCATCCCGCGCTGCGCTGCTCGGCCTCGCCCTGCTCCTGCCCGCGCTCTCCGCCTGTCTCCAGGGGCCGAAGGTGGCGGATCCGCGCATCGGCGAGACCCGCTTCCTTTGCTGCAACCTGCGCTACGAGAAGCCGGCCGTCACCGACAACCCGTACCAGGTGGGCACGCTGATCCCGGTCGGAACGCGCGTGCAGATCACCGGCGTGCGCAAGAACAGCGTCACCTTCCAGCCCGACGGATACCCGGCGATCACCATGGTGAACCGCTACGGCAAGAAGGTGCTGCCCATGGACGGCCTCATCGATCGCTGGCTCGTCACCACCGATCCGAAGCCGGCGATCGCGAGGCTGCCGAAGAAGATCCGCCCGCTGGTCGAGGCCGGGCAGATCGAGAAGGGCATGACGCGCCAGCAGGTCCTCTGGTCGTGGGGCTACCCGCCCGCGAACCGCACGCCCGACCTCGCGTCGCCGCAGTGGAGCTTCTGGGAGAACCGCTGGCACCAGATGGTCGTCTACTTCGACGGCGACAAGGTCTCGCTGATCCAGCGCTGA
- a CDS encoding aromatic amino acid lyase has translation MVASRPGSRGSGVLQFPALHRRGLPRRRPSASVARVSDPVLLAPPEPLALAALGRIAAGARVVVGRDVVPRMEASRRQLAALARAGRVVYGLNTGCGPLCDRTVPPEQAARFQLNLLRSHASGLGAPHVPAVARATMAVRALSLAQGRSAVRPLVVDTLVAMLNADLLPVIPETGSVGASGDLVELAHVARALAGEGVVTWQGRQRPAADAFAEAGLRPLVPEGREALALMNGTACETAQAALAVLGTEEVLAAAETAAALVLDVFGSSPEAFDPRVHGARPHAGQAATAARLRTLLAGSGRLRDAAARGGPAGGRTEPVQDAYTLRCVPQVLGAVRATLAHVRDVIGVEVNAVTDNPTFFPEDDVVLHAGNFHGQPVAMAADHLKLALAEIAVFSERRLARLLDPATNAGLPPFLIRDQVGVRSGLMGLQYCASSTVAENQVLATPASLGTVPTNANNQDVVGMGTVAVRQARRLLDNARRVVAIELVAAAEAADLVGTDAFAPATRAAHDAIRALVPPLLEDRALGDDVERLAASLERVVAAADATRDD, from the coding sequence ATGGTCGCATCGCGCCCCGGTAGCAGAGGGTCCGGAGTCCTTCAATTCCCGGCATTGCACCGCCGCGGATTGCCGCGTCGCCGACCCTCCGCTAGCGTCGCGCGCGTGTCGGATCCGGTCCTGCTCGCACCGCCCGAGCCGCTCGCGCTCGCGGCGCTCGGTCGCATCGCCGCGGGGGCGCGTGTCGTCGTCGGGCGCGACGTCGTGCCGCGTATGGAGGCGTCGCGGCGTCAGCTCGCGGCGCTCGCGCGCGCGGGCCGCGTCGTCTACGGGCTCAACACCGGCTGCGGGCCGCTGTGCGACCGGACGGTGCCGCCCGAGCAGGCGGCGCGCTTCCAGCTGAACCTCCTGCGCAGTCACGCCTCGGGGCTCGGCGCGCCGCACGTGCCCGCGGTCGCGCGCGCGACGATGGCGGTACGCGCGCTCTCGCTGGCGCAGGGTCGCTCGGCGGTGCGGCCGCTCGTCGTCGACACGCTGGTCGCGATGCTGAACGCCGACCTGCTGCCCGTGATCCCGGAGACGGGCTCGGTCGGTGCCAGCGGCGATCTCGTCGAGCTGGCGCACGTGGCGCGGGCGCTCGCGGGCGAGGGCGTCGTCACCTGGCAGGGCCGGCAGCGTCCCGCGGCCGACGCGTTCGCCGAGGCGGGGCTGCGTCCCCTCGTGCCCGAGGGCCGCGAGGCGCTCGCGCTCATGAACGGCACCGCGTGCGAGACGGCGCAGGCGGCGCTCGCCGTGCTGGGGACCGAGGAGGTGCTCGCCGCCGCCGAGACCGCCGCGGCGCTCGTGCTCGACGTCTTCGGCAGCAGCCCGGAGGCCTTCGACCCGCGCGTCCACGGCGCGCGCCCGCACGCCGGGCAGGCGGCGACGGCCGCGCGCCTGCGCACGCTGCTCGCCGGCAGCGGCCGCCTGCGTGACGCGGCCGCACGTGGCGGGCCGGCGGGCGGCCGCACCGAGCCGGTGCAGGACGCCTACACGCTGCGCTGCGTGCCGCAGGTGCTGGGCGCGGTGCGGGCGACGCTGGCGCACGTGCGCGACGTGATCGGCGTCGAGGTGAACGCGGTCACCGACAACCCGACGTTCTTCCCCGAGGACGACGTCGTACTCCATGCCGGCAACTTCCACGGCCAGCCGGTGGCGATGGCGGCCGACCACCTGAAGCTGGCGCTGGCGGAGATCGCCGTCTTCTCCGAGCGCCGCCTGGCACGCCTGCTCGATCCCGCGACCAACGCCGGCCTGCCGCCGTTCCTGATCCGCGATCAGGTGGGCGTGCGCAGCGGGCTCATGGGGCTCCAGTACTGCGCCAGCTCCACCGTCGCCGAGAACCAGGTGCTCGCGACGCCCGCCTCGCTCGGTACCGTGCCCACCAACGCCAACAACCAGGACGTCGTCGGCATGGGCACCGTCGCGGTGCGCCAGGCGCGGCGGCTGCTCGACAACGCCCGCCGTGTGGTGGCGATCGAGCTGGTCGCGGCGGCGGAGGCGGCCGACCTCGTCGGCACGGACGCCTTCGCACCGGCGACGCGCGCCGCCCACGATGCCATCCGCGCGCTCGTGCCGCCGCTGCTCGAGGACCGCGCCCTCGGCGACGACGTCGAGCGCCTCGCCGCCTCGCTGGAGCGCGTCGTCGCGGCGGCCGACGCGACTCGGGACGACTAG
- a CDS encoding cobalamin-dependent protein (Presence of a B(12) (cobalamin)-binding domain implies dependence on cobalamin itself, in one of its several forms, or in some unusual lineages, dependence on a cobalamin-like analog.): MRVLLVSANQEKSPDPVAPLGLCYVATATADAGHEVHVTDLCFRPDVEAAIAEGVSALRPDVVGLSLRNVDNCAWPDTVSYLPHYRRVVAACRAVSEAPIVLGGSAFTTMPAYYLDALGVSFGVVGEGEIAFTRLLARLAAGADPSDVGGVAARTAGGAVRIVPPAWEPALDALRADRRWIDVGLYFARGGMANVQTKRGCHFKCTYCAYPVIEGRGMRLRDPARVADEVRTLLDEHGIDQFFVVDSIFNAPRGYAERVAAALRPLGRRIRWSCFVGPGNFSGELCDLLMEAGCQSVDFGTDAAATPTLRGFRKSFTVDDVVAASAVCRARGLPFCHSLVFGGEGETWETVAQTIAVMDECRPTAVNAMCGVRVYPETPLAHALLARGEVTDPATFHEPYFFFGPGVREGLAEHVARTARARGNWLLPGNKVNDEEQLFATLRGRGLKGDLWRYVTRVRLGQALARG, translated from the coding sequence GTGCGCGTCCTCCTCGTCTCGGCCAACCAGGAGAAGAGCCCCGACCCGGTCGCGCCGCTCGGCCTGTGCTACGTCGCCACCGCGACGGCCGACGCCGGGCACGAGGTCCACGTCACCGACCTCTGCTTCCGGCCCGACGTCGAGGCGGCGATCGCCGAGGGCGTCTCGGCGCTGCGGCCCGACGTCGTCGGCCTCTCGCTGCGCAACGTCGACAACTGCGCCTGGCCGGACACGGTGAGCTACCTGCCGCACTACCGGCGGGTCGTCGCCGCCTGCCGCGCGGTGAGCGAGGCGCCGATCGTGCTCGGCGGCTCCGCCTTCACGACCATGCCGGCGTACTACCTCGACGCGCTCGGCGTCTCGTTCGGCGTCGTCGGCGAGGGCGAGATCGCGTTCACCCGGCTGCTCGCGCGGCTCGCCGCGGGGGCCGACCCGTCGGACGTCGGCGGCGTCGCGGCGCGCACCGCCGGCGGCGCGGTCCGCATCGTTCCGCCGGCGTGGGAGCCCGCGCTCGACGCGCTGCGTGCCGACCGGCGCTGGATCGACGTCGGCCTCTACTTCGCGCGCGGCGGCATGGCGAACGTGCAGACGAAGCGCGGCTGTCACTTCAAGTGCACGTACTGCGCCTATCCGGTGATCGAAGGCCGCGGCATGCGCCTGCGCGACCCGGCCCGCGTCGCCGACGAGGTCCGCACGCTGCTCGACGAGCACGGCATCGACCAGTTCTTCGTCGTCGACTCGATCTTCAACGCCCCGCGCGGCTATGCCGAGCGCGTCGCGGCGGCGCTGCGCCCGCTCGGCCGGCGCATCCGCTGGTCGTGCTTCGTCGGCCCCGGCAACTTCTCGGGCGAGCTGTGCGACCTCCTCATGGAGGCCGGCTGCCAGTCGGTCGACTTCGGCACCGACGCCGCCGCCACGCCCACGCTGCGCGGCTTCCGCAAGAGCTTCACGGTCGACGACGTCGTCGCCGCCTCCGCCGTCTGCCGCGCGCGCGGTCTGCCCTTCTGCCACAGCCTGGTGTTCGGCGGCGAGGGCGAGACCTGGGAGACCGTCGCGCAGACGATCGCGGTCATGGACGAGTGCCGGCCGACGGCCGTGAACGCGATGTGCGGCGTGCGCGTCTATCCCGAGACCCCGCTCGCGCACGCGCTCCTCGCCCGCGGCGAGGTGACGGATCCGGCGACGTTCCACGAGCCGTACTTCTTCTTCGGCCCCGGGGTGCGCGAGGGCCTGGCAGAGCACGTGGCCCGCACCGCCCGTGCGCGCGGCAACTGGCTCCTCCCCGGCAACAAGGTGAACGACGAGGAGCAGCTGTTCGCGACCCTGCGCGGCCGCGGTCTGAAGGGCGACCTCTGGCGCTACGTCACGCGGGTGCGGCTGGGCCAGGCGCTCGCGCGCGGCTGA
- a CDS encoding glycosyltransferase family 2 protein, with translation MSTAALVPAFDAAGSIADVVRGAAEVLTPVVVVDDGSADDTAARAQAAGAVVVRQPVNRGKGAALVVGLRYMAEHGITHALTLDADGQHLPSQLPVLLAASAAAPDAIVVGVRKKEGHTIRGINRFGNRVADTLMRRIAGRPLPDTQSGFRVYPVASTLALGTEGTRYEFETEVLLRAARAAMPLVGIPVEVFYPPVDERISHYRPWRDTLRIIGIVLRVLAAGRR, from the coding sequence GTGAGCACCGCGGCGCTGGTGCCGGCGTTCGATGCCGCGGGCTCGATCGCGGACGTCGTGCGCGGAGCGGCCGAGGTGCTGACGCCGGTCGTGGTCGTCGACGACGGCTCGGCCGACGACACGGCGGCGCGCGCGCAGGCCGCGGGCGCCGTCGTGGTGCGCCAGCCCGTCAACCGCGGCAAGGGCGCCGCGCTCGTGGTCGGGCTGCGGTACATGGCCGAGCACGGCATCACCCACGCGCTCACCCTCGACGCCGACGGCCAGCACCTGCCGTCGCAGCTGCCCGTGCTGCTGGCGGCCTCGGCGGCGGCGCCCGACGCGATCGTCGTCGGCGTGCGCAAGAAGGAGGGGCACACGATCCGCGGCATCAACCGCTTCGGGAACAGGGTCGCCGACACGCTCATGCGGCGGATCGCGGGCCGGCCGCTCCCCGACACGCAATCGGGGTTCCGCGTCTATCCCGTCGCGTCGACCCTGGCGCTCGGCACCGAGGGGACGCGCTACGAGTTCGAGACCGAGGTGCTCCTGCGCGCGGCCCGCGCGGCCATGCCGCTCGTCGGCATCCCCGTCGAGGTCTTCTACCCGCCGGTCGACGAGCGCATCAGTCACTACCGCCCGTGGCGGGACACCCTGCGCATCATCGGCATCGTGCTGCGCGTGCTCGCCGCCGGGCGGCGCTGA
- a CDS encoding diaminopimelate decarboxylase — MLISPAEAARVRDEFGTPCYVYDRAALEQAARTALAFPRAFGFRLRYAMKANPSRAILDVFRGLGLHVDASSDFEVERALRAGFAPEQIQLTSQAPSKRLAEWAERGVLYNACSLHQLERFGKTCPGRDVTIRVNPGLGSGSTNRTNTGGPASSFGIWHERLDDAKAIAARHGVSIRGLHTHIGSGSDPAVWTRVSRLSLDIAARLPDVTSLNLGGGFKVARMPDEVATDLARVGTPVREELVAFRERTGRALDLEVEPGTYLVANAGCVVATVIDVVDTGAGGYTFAKLDTGMTEVTRPSLYGAQHPITVLAERPPAAVVFVGPCCESGDVLTPAPGDPEALAPRTVPRPAIDDLVVVDGAGAYCAAMSTINYNSYPQAPEVMREPGGTLRLVRRRQTFDQILANEVLPE, encoded by the coding sequence ATGCTGATCTCCCCCGCCGAGGCCGCCCGGGTGCGCGACGAGTTCGGGACGCCCTGCTACGTGTACGACCGCGCCGCCCTCGAGCAGGCCGCGCGCACCGCCCTCGCCTTCCCGCGCGCGTTCGGCTTCCGCCTGCGCTACGCGATGAAGGCGAATCCGAGCCGCGCGATCCTCGACGTCTTCCGCGGCCTCGGGCTACACGTCGACGCCTCGTCCGACTTCGAGGTGGAGCGCGCGCTGCGCGCGGGCTTCGCGCCGGAGCAGATCCAGCTGACCTCGCAGGCCCCGTCGAAGCGCCTCGCCGAGTGGGCCGAGCGCGGCGTCCTCTACAACGCCTGCTCGCTGCACCAGCTCGAGCGCTTCGGGAAGACCTGCCCCGGGCGCGACGTCACCATCCGCGTCAATCCCGGGCTCGGCAGCGGCTCGACCAACCGCACGAACACCGGCGGCCCGGCGTCGAGCTTCGGCATCTGGCACGAGCGGCTCGACGACGCGAAGGCGATCGCCGCACGCCACGGGGTCTCGATCCGCGGCCTCCATACGCACATCGGCTCGGGCAGCGACCCGGCCGTGTGGACGCGCGTGTCGCGCCTGTCGCTCGACATCGCCGCCCGGCTGCCCGACGTCACCTCGCTGAACCTCGGCGGCGGCTTCAAGGTGGCGCGCATGCCCGACGAGGTCGCCACCGACCTCGCCCGCGTCGGAACGCCGGTGCGCGAGGAGCTCGTCGCCTTCCGCGAGCGCACCGGCCGGGCGCTCGACCTCGAGGTCGAGCCGGGCACCTACCTCGTCGCCAACGCGGGCTGCGTCGTCGCCACGGTGATCGACGTCGTCGACACCGGCGCGGGCGGCTACACCTTCGCGAAGCTCGACACCGGCATGACCGAGGTCACGCGCCCGTCGCTCTACGGCGCGCAGCACCCGATCACGGTGCTGGCCGAGCGCCCGCCGGCAGCGGTCGTCTTCGTCGGCCCGTGCTGCGAGTCGGGCGACGTGCTGACGCCGGCGCCCGGCGACCCCGAGGCGCTGGCGCCGCGCACCGTGCCGCGTCCGGCGATCGACGACCTCGTCGTCGTCGACGGCGCCGGCGCGTACTGCGCCGCCATGTCGACCATCAACTACAACTCGTACCCGCAGGCGCCGGAGGTGATGCGCGAGCCCGGCGGCACGCTGCGGCTCGTGCGCCGGCGCCAGACGTTCGACCAGATCCTCGCCAACGAGGTGCTGCCGGAGTGA
- a CDS encoding tryptophan 7-halogenase has translation MSQPSRTPDVVVVGGGPAGSVAATLLAKAGRRVVVLERERFPRYHIGESLLSATLPILDAIDATPLVERHGFLRKPGGTFQWGRAAEPWSFWFKEDPGGRPYAFQVIRSQFDEILLRNAAAHGAEVHEEHAVARIDVSGPTPVVHGETPGGGTFRCEPRLVIDASGQRALLGRAQGLRRFDDFFKNLAIFGYWRGAERLPGELANHILSAAFADGWFWYIPLHDGTMSVGGVVDVRRWQEVAESDPEQTYRGLVARAPAIAQRLARAELVSEIRIIRDYSYDSTRFWGPGWMLAGDAACFIDPVFSTGVHLASLAGLLGARACTRILTGEADEATAFADYEAGYRGAFQRYLRFLYFFYDHNVDADSYFWTARRVLEHAPAALDARTSFVRLMSGGGDWDALPDLVEREHTRWASAIERGRVAAIPGSDVFRVRTTERLIEE, from the coding sequence ATGTCGCAGCCGTCCCGGACGCCGGATGTGGTCGTGGTGGGCGGCGGACCCGCCGGCTCCGTGGCCGCCACGCTGCTCGCCAAGGCGGGCCGCCGCGTCGTCGTCCTCGAGCGCGAGCGCTTCCCGCGCTACCACATCGGCGAGTCGCTGCTCTCGGCCACCCTGCCGATCCTCGACGCCATCGACGCGACGCCGCTGGTCGAACGCCACGGCTTCCTGCGCAAGCCCGGCGGCACGTTCCAGTGGGGCCGCGCCGCCGAGCCCTGGAGCTTCTGGTTCAAGGAGGACCCGGGTGGCCGGCCGTACGCCTTCCAGGTGATCCGCTCGCAGTTCGACGAGATCCTCCTGCGCAACGCCGCGGCCCACGGCGCCGAGGTGCACGAGGAGCACGCGGTGGCGCGCATCGACGTCTCGGGGCCGACGCCCGTGGTCCACGGCGAGACGCCGGGCGGCGGCACCTTCCGCTGCGAGCCGCGGCTGGTGATCGACGCCAGCGGCCAGCGCGCGCTCCTCGGCCGCGCCCAGGGCCTCCGGCGCTTCGACGACTTCTTCAAGAACCTGGCGATCTTCGGCTACTGGCGCGGCGCCGAGCGCCTGCCCGGTGAGCTCGCGAACCACATCCTGTCGGCCGCCTTCGCCGACGGCTGGTTCTGGTACATCCCGCTCCACGACGGGACGATGAGCGTCGGCGGCGTGGTCGACGTGCGCCGCTGGCAGGAGGTCGCCGAGTCCGACCCCGAGCAGACCTACCGCGGCCTCGTCGCCCGCGCCCCGGCCATCGCGCAGCGGCTCGCGCGCGCCGAGCTGGTCTCCGAGATCCGCATCATCCGCGACTACTCCTACGACAGCACGCGCTTCTGGGGCCCGGGCTGGATGCTCGCCGGCGACGCCGCCTGCTTCATCGACCCCGTGTTCTCGACCGGCGTGCACCTGGCGTCGCTCGCCGGGCTCCTCGGCGCGCGGGCCTGCACCCGCATCCTCACGGGCGAGGCCGACGAGGCCACCGCCTTCGCCGACTACGAGGCCGGGTATCGCGGCGCCTTCCAGCGCTATCTCCGCTTCCTCTACTTCTTCTACGACCACAACGTCGACGCCGACTCCTACTTCTGGACCGCGCGCCGCGTGCTGGAGCACGCGCCGGCGGCGCTCGACGCACGCACCTCGTTCGTGCGCCTCATGTCCGGCGGCGGAGACTGGGACGCGCTCCCCGACCTGGTCGAGCGCGAGCACACGCGCTGGGCGAGCGCGATCGAGCGCGGTCGCGTGGCGGCGATCCCGGGCAGCGACGTCTTCCGCGTGCGCACGACCGAGCGGCTCATCGAGGAGTGA
- a CDS encoding glutamate racemase, which translates to MSSRDDAIGIFDSGVGGLTVVHALLRALPHEDLIYLGDTGRAPYGTKSGETVTRYSIENVEFLLARDVKMIVVACNSASATALDVLRARFTVPIVGVIEPGARAAVAHTHARRVGVIGTEATIASGAYTRALRRIEPSLELYTRACPLLVPLAEEGWIEGDIARSVVETYLASLTRSGIDALILGCTHYPLLRDVIAAVMGAGVRLVDSAEETAREVAARLADAGLARAAGTGGTSFFVTDVPDRFVRIGQRFLGARVESAVRIER; encoded by the coding sequence ATGAGCAGCCGCGACGACGCGATCGGCATCTTCGACTCGGGGGTGGGCGGGCTCACCGTCGTGCACGCGTTGCTGCGCGCGCTGCCGCACGAGGATCTGATCTACCTCGGCGACACGGGACGCGCGCCGTACGGCACCAAGTCGGGCGAGACGGTCACGCGCTACAGCATCGAGAACGTCGAGTTCCTGCTCGCACGCGACGTGAAGATGATCGTCGTCGCGTGCAACTCGGCATCGGCCACGGCGCTCGACGTCCTCCGGGCCCGCTTCACGGTGCCCATCGTCGGCGTCATCGAGCCCGGGGCGCGCGCCGCCGTGGCGCATACGCACGCGCGGCGCGTCGGGGTGATCGGCACGGAGGCGACGATCGCGTCGGGCGCCTACACGCGGGCGCTGCGCCGGATCGAGCCGTCGCTCGAGCTCTACACCCGGGCCTGCCCGCTGCTCGTCCCGCTCGCCGAGGAGGGCTGGATCGAGGGTGACATCGCACGCAGTGTGGTCGAGACCTATCTCGCGAGCCTCACCCGCAGCGGCATCGACGCGCTCATCCTCGGCTGCACGCACTACCCGCTGCTGCGCGACGTCATCGCCGCGGTCATGGGAGCCGGCGTCCGCCTCGTCGATTCGGCCGAGGAGACGGCACGGGAGGTCGCGGCCCGGCTCGCCGACGCGGGCCTCGCGCGCGCCGCGGGCACGGGCGGCACGAGCTTCTTCGTCACCGACGTCCCGGACCGCTTCGTGCGCATCGGCCAACGCTTCCTCGGGGCGCGGGTGGAGTCGGCGGTGCGGATCGAGCGATGA
- a CDS encoding SRPBCC family protein, with translation MLGFALAFGGCGGCGGGETTTPVKEIVTERIEKDGDVWKVNFTSKIDAPIEQVWEAFTQPERAKELAPENVKKSEVVSSEGNKKTIDLVGTLDILPPGFKMQQVVTEYTFFPDEKRITSKTIDFKLADITSEYKFTAADGGKATLLTFTQESKDKAALPVASLQKGALRETYILQIKVVNRALGLDKPAAAAAQG, from the coding sequence ATGCTCGGGTTCGCGCTCGCGTTCGGTGGCTGCGGCGGCTGTGGCGGCGGCGAGACGACGACGCCCGTCAAGGAGATCGTGACCGAGCGCATCGAGAAGGACGGCGACGTCTGGAAGGTGAACTTCACCTCCAAGATCGACGCCCCCATCGAGCAGGTCTGGGAGGCGTTCACGCAGCCGGAGCGCGCCAAGGAGCTGGCGCCGGAGAACGTGAAGAAGTCCGAGGTCGTCTCCTCCGAGGGCAACAAGAAGACGATCGACCTCGTCGGCACGCTCGACATCCTGCCCCCGGGCTTCAAGATGCAGCAGGTCGTCACGGAGTACACCTTCTTCCCGGACGAGAAGCGCATCACCTCGAAGACGATCGACTTCAAGCTCGCCGACATCACCTCGGAGTACAAGTTCACCGCCGCGGACGGCGGCAAGGCGACGCTGCTCACGTTCACGCAGGAGAGCAAGGACAAGGCCGCGCTGCCGGTCGCGTCGCTGCAGAAGGGCGCGCTGCGCGAGACCTACATCCTCCAGATCAAGGTCGTGAACCGCGCGCTCGGGCTCGACAAGCCCGCCGCGGCCGCCGCCCAGGGCTGA
- a CDS encoding cobalamin-dependent protein (Presence of a B(12) (cobalamin)-binding domain implies dependence on cobalamin itself, in one of its several forms, or in some unusual lineages, dependence on a cobalamin-like analog.) has product MRPGSVVFVEPPYVCWDRKLDRVREGEEDIPGIGTLTLAAVMRERGHRVHVIDGKRTGTPVEEVAQAVAALRPDHVGISATTISVTNAGRIAARVKALVPGAVVTVGGPHVSAVPERTLAMFPGFDYGIVGEGERAYPMLVDRLAAGGGVDDVPGCVHRTPGGVAANPRAAYLDGDELDRLPEPAWDLVPGFPLRFLPNVFNYRQTPVASLVTSRGCPFSCTFCDRSTSGRRGRFHGVEYVVAMCRRLERMGVRHILFYDDLFTVNRPRVVALCERFLAEGFRFTWSCNSHPNLLDPPTLALMRRAGCWQIAYGIESGSQRVLDVVKHEVKLPRMLETLRQTRAAGIRVKGLLMMGHPTEDEAALAETTAFLRTAPLDLVQITKFTPYPGTPAYPTIHQHGHFVEDWERMNAMNWVFVPNGLRAETLERWFRRAYRAFYSRPDVLWGLARTLAGEPRFLRRMATYVRVGARDWFGTSPAAADAPAAP; this is encoded by the coding sequence ATGCGTCCCGGGTCCGTGGTCTTCGTCGAGCCGCCGTACGTCTGCTGGGATCGCAAGCTCGACCGCGTGCGCGAGGGCGAGGAGGACATCCCCGGCATCGGCACGCTGACGCTCGCCGCCGTGATGCGCGAGCGCGGGCACCGCGTCCACGTGATCGACGGCAAGCGCACCGGGACGCCCGTCGAGGAGGTTGCGCAGGCGGTCGCGGCCCTGCGCCCCGATCACGTCGGCATCAGCGCGACCACGATCTCCGTCACCAACGCGGGCCGCATCGCCGCGCGCGTGAAGGCGCTCGTGCCGGGCGCGGTGGTGACCGTCGGCGGCCCGCACGTGAGCGCGGTCCCCGAGCGCACGCTCGCCATGTTCCCGGGCTTCGACTACGGCATCGTCGGCGAGGGCGAGCGCGCCTATCCGATGCTGGTCGACCGGCTGGCCGCGGGCGGCGGCGTCGATGACGTGCCGGGCTGCGTGCACCGTACGCCGGGCGGCGTCGCCGCCAATCCGCGCGCCGCCTATCTCGACGGCGACGAGCTCGACCGCCTGCCGGAGCCCGCCTGGGACCTCGTTCCCGGCTTCCCGCTGCGCTTTCTGCCCAACGTCTTCAACTACCGGCAGACGCCGGTCGCGAGCCTGGTCACGTCGCGCGGCTGTCCGTTCTCGTGCACGTTCTGCGACCGCTCGACGTCCGGCCGCCGCGGCCGCTTCCACGGCGTCGAGTACGTCGTCGCCATGTGCCGGCGCCTGGAGCGCATGGGCGTGCGCCACATCCTCTTCTACGACGACCTCTTCACGGTGAACCGCCCGCGCGTCGTCGCGCTCTGCGAGCGCTTTCTCGCCGAGGGGTTCCGGTTCACGTGGAGCTGCAACAGCCACCCGAACCTCCTCGATCCGCCGACGTTGGCGCTCATGCGCCGCGCCGGCTGCTGGCAGATCGCCTACGGCATCGAGTCGGGCTCGCAGCGCGTGCTCGACGTCGTGAAGCACGAGGTGAAGCTGCCGCGCATGCTGGAGACGCTGCGCCAGACGCGCGCCGCCGGCATCCGCGTGAAGGGGCTCCTCATGATGGGCCACCCGACCGAGGACGAGGCGGCGCTGGCGGAGACGACGGCCTTCCTGCGCACGGCACCGCTCGACCTCGTGCAGATCACCAAGTTCACCCCCTATCCGGGCACGCCCGCGTATCCGACCATCCACCAGCACGGCCACTTCGTCGAGGACTGGGAGCGCATGAACGCGATGAACTGGGTGTTCGTCCCGAACGGGCTCCGCGCCGAGACGCTCGAGCGCTGGTTCCGGCGTGCGTATCGGGCCTTCTACTCGCGTCCCGACGTGCTCTGGGGCCTGGCGCGCACGCTCGCGGGCGAGCCGCGCTTCCTCCGCCGCATGGCGACCTACGTGCGCGTCGGAGCGCGTGACTGGTTCGGCACGTCGCCCGCCGCCGCCGATGCGCCCGCGGCGCCGTGA
- the yihA gene encoding ribosome biogenesis GTP-binding protein YihA/YsxC, protein MKVTAARFLGAAAGRAEGPAPAGPEVAIAGRSNVGKSSLLNVLLARKGLARTSATPGRTRQINFFLVNERLVIADLPGYGFAVGSEAERAAWGPLVEGYLRRRAPLRGVAVLVDVRRGLQDAERQLLDFLDHVELPSALVVTKIDKLGRNAASVAVATLGREVGPDVPVVGWSSHTGAGRDALWGVLRGWLDAPPRVLHNGDDAAGPPARRRR, encoded by the coding sequence GTGAAGGTCACCGCGGCCCGCTTCCTCGGCGCCGCGGCAGGCAGGGCGGAGGGGCCGGCGCCGGCCGGACCCGAGGTCGCGATCGCCGGCCGGTCGAACGTCGGCAAGTCGTCGCTGCTGAACGTGCTGCTGGCCCGCAAGGGGCTGGCGCGTACCAGCGCCACGCCGGGGCGCACCCGGCAGATCAACTTCTTCCTCGTCAACGAGCGCCTGGTGATCGCCGACCTGCCGGGCTACGGCTTCGCGGTCGGCTCCGAGGCGGAGCGTGCGGCGTGGGGGCCGCTCGTCGAGGGCTACCTGCGGCGCCGCGCGCCGCTGCGCGGCGTGGCCGTGCTGGTCGACGTCCGCCGCGGCCTCCAGGACGCCGAGCGCCAGCTGCTCGACTTCCTCGATCATGTGGAGCTGCCGTCGGCGCTGGTGGTGACCAAGATCGACAAGCTCGGCCGCAACGCCGCGTCGGTCGCGGTCGCGACGCTGGGGCGCGAGGTCGGGCCCGACGTGCCCGTCGTCGGCTGGTCGTCGCACACGGGCGCCGGCCGCGACGCCCTGTGGGGCGTGCTCCGCGGCTGGCTCGACGCACCGCCTCGCGTCCTCCATAACGGCGACGATGCCGCCGGCCCTCCGGCGCGCAGGCGACGATGA